One genomic window of Sphingobacterium oryzagri includes the following:
- a CDS encoding UDP-2,3-diacylglucosamine diphosphatase has product MRDKIYFASDFHLGVSPYSTSRAREQRIVAWLDTIKHDAKALYLVGDIFDFWFEYSTVVPKGFMRFFGKLAEIADLGVEIIFFKGNHDMWMFQYLKDELDATIIDDELILHLDGRRFYIHHGDGLGPGDAKYKFLKKIFRSRICQWLFARLHPNLGIGIAHRWSQHSRASSGTEERFLGEDREWLIQYAKDYLKKESVDYFIFGHRHLPYDVTLNGNSRIVNLGEWIHYFTYAVWDGQQLVLHKWKP; this is encoded by the coding sequence ATGAGAGATAAGATATATTTTGCTTCTGATTTTCACCTCGGTGTATCACCCTATAGCACCTCACGTGCGCGCGAGCAGCGCATCGTTGCTTGGCTTGATACGATAAAACACGATGCCAAAGCCTTGTATTTGGTAGGAGATATTTTCGACTTTTGGTTTGAGTACAGTACCGTTGTGCCAAAGGGCTTTATGCGCTTTTTTGGTAAGCTGGCAGAAATAGCTGATCTGGGTGTGGAGATTATTTTTTTTAAAGGCAACCACGATATGTGGATGTTTCAATACCTGAAAGATGAACTCGACGCAACGATTATCGATGACGAGCTGATTTTGCATCTGGATGGTCGGCGTTTTTACATCCATCATGGCGATGGGCTGGGGCCGGGCGATGCTAAGTATAAATTCTTGAAAAAAATCTTTCGTAGCCGGATTTGCCAATGGCTTTTCGCAAGGCTGCATCCCAATCTTGGAATTGGTATAGCACATCGTTGGTCGCAGCATAGTCGGGCTTCCAGTGGCACGGAAGAACGGTTTTTGGGCGAAGATCGGGAATGGCTTATTCAATATGCGAAAGATTACCTCAAAAAGGAGTCGGTTGATTATTTTATTTTTGGTCATCGACACCTGCCTTATGACGTAACGCTCAACGGCAATAGTCGGATTGTCAATTTAGGCGAGTGGATTCATTATTTTACGTATGCCGTATGGGACGGACAGCAACTGGTTTTACACAAATGGAAGCCTTAA
- a CDS encoding TerC family protein — translation MSHELLFFGGFIVFIILMLAIDLGLFSKSDKPVTLKSAAIMSGIWVLFALGFGLVLYFWGNQLHDVHDLASLKAIIEKHYHNITPIANDVAASIQLYNKTLMFEYLTGYVVEYALSVDNIFVMVLLFSSFGIPEKYYHKVLVWGIIGAILLRCIFIFVGAALIAKFGWILYVFGAFLVYTGINMYINRNKEEEVDPQNHPVVKFASKYFKVTPRLDGGKFFHIENGVRYMTPLFLVLLVIEFTDLIFAVDSIPAIFSVTKDPYIVFFSNIFAVLGLRSMFFLLVNVIHKFHYLKVGLAFLLIFIGAKMLLHSWLESIGFQTIHSLIIIVSILVISIVASLLFPKKENLSH, via the coding sequence ATGAGTCACGAGTTGCTATTTTTTGGAGGATTTATTGTCTTTATTATCCTCATGCTTGCCATAGACTTAGGGTTATTTTCAAAAAGCGACAAGCCAGTAACACTTAAATCTGCCGCGATTATGAGCGGTATCTGGGTTTTATTTGCTTTGGGGTTTGGACTGGTCTTATACTTTTGGGGAAACCAGCTCCACGACGTACATGATTTGGCAAGTTTAAAAGCCATTATCGAAAAACATTACCATAACATTACCCCCATAGCAAATGATGTGGCGGCAAGCATACAACTTTACAACAAAACCTTAATGTTTGAATATTTAACGGGTTATGTTGTCGAATATGCGCTCTCTGTAGACAATATTTTTGTGATGGTTTTACTATTCTCTTCTTTTGGTATTCCGGAAAAATACTACCATAAAGTATTAGTTTGGGGTATTATCGGGGCCATCTTGCTACGCTGTATATTCATCTTCGTTGGAGCTGCACTGATCGCCAAATTTGGCTGGATACTGTACGTCTTTGGTGCGTTTTTGGTTTACACCGGTATCAACATGTATATCAACCGAAATAAGGAAGAAGAAGTGGATCCGCAAAACCACCCCGTGGTAAAGTTTGCGTCCAAATATTTCAAGGTCACGCCGCGTCTGGATGGTGGAAAGTTCTTCCATATCGAAAATGGCGTACGCTACATGACGCCGCTTTTTTTAGTCTTGTTGGTTATTGAGTTTACCGATTTGATATTTGCGGTAGATTCCATTCCGGCAATTTTCTCGGTAACAAAAGATCCGTATATCGTGTTCTTCTCTAATATTTTTGCGGTGTTAGGATTGCGTTCGATGTTTTTCCTGCTGGTCAATGTGATTCACAAATTCCACTACCTGAAAGTTGGATTAGCATTCTTGCTTATCTTCATCGGTGCGAAAATGCTGTTGCACAGCTGGCTGGAGTCTATTGGATTCCAAACTATCCATTCTTTGATCATCATCGTCTCGATATTGGTCATCAGCATCGTCGCTTCGCTGCTGTTTCCGAAAAAAGAAAATTTATCGCATTAA
- a CDS encoding Crp/Fnr family transcriptional regulator: protein MGRTATGFTQMEALTILARIAKLSEADSNRLSALFEEVHAEKGQNIIEAGKRSRFIYFIRSGSFRIFYQKEEREIILDFAFPGNALIQLNSYVHGEIGYETIQAMEASDLYKVEVVALQALFADSVGIANWGRRLAEIETLKIEYRLMSKLFKTAKESYEELLDRAPNLVSSIKLGFIASYLGISQVTLSRIRAKI from the coding sequence ATGGGACGGACAGCAACTGGTTTTACACAAATGGAAGCCTTAACGATTCTTGCGCGTATTGCGAAGCTCAGTGAGGCCGATAGTAATCGCTTATCTGCTCTTTTTGAGGAAGTGCATGCTGAAAAAGGGCAGAATATTATAGAAGCTGGCAAGCGATCGCGTTTTATCTATTTTATCCGCTCGGGTTCTTTTCGCATATTTTACCAAAAGGAAGAGCGTGAAATTATTTTAGACTTTGCTTTTCCTGGTAATGCATTAATTCAGTTAAACAGTTATGTACATGGGGAGATAGGTTATGAAACGATTCAAGCGATGGAAGCATCTGACCTGTATAAAGTGGAAGTCGTCGCGTTGCAAGCGTTATTTGCCGACTCGGTCGGTATTGCCAACTGGGGAAGGAGACTGGCGGAAATAGAAACGTTGAAAATAGAATATCGGCTGATGTCCAAACTTTTCAAGACGGCAAAAGAGAGTTATGAAGAATTGCTTGATCGTGCGCCCAATTTGGTCAGCAGCATCAAACTAGGGTTTATCGCATCGTATTTAGGAATTTCTCAGGTGACGCTGAGCCGAATACGAGCAAAAATTTAA
- a CDS encoding DUF2480 family protein yields MEIQETIVNKVAQSGLRTIDLAKYAPQAAIVVYDIKDNLFHGLILKEKDFRDFIKAHDWTQYADKHIGIICSTDAIVPTWAYMLLANKLEPYALSVHFGDKDLVLNELFSAAIASIDYAEYQDQRVVVKGCGDIFIPESAFVKFTVGLSKVAKSIMYGEPCSTVPVFKRKS; encoded by the coding sequence ATGGAAATTCAAGAAACTATTGTAAATAAGGTCGCGCAAAGCGGGCTACGCACGATCGATCTGGCAAAATATGCTCCTCAAGCGGCTATCGTTGTCTACGATATCAAAGACAACCTATTTCATGGATTAATCTTGAAAGAAAAAGATTTCCGGGACTTTATTAAAGCGCACGACTGGACGCAGTATGCAGACAAACATATCGGTATCATCTGTTCTACCGACGCCATCGTACCAACGTGGGCTTATATGCTATTGGCCAACAAATTGGAACCTTATGCGTTGTCAGTACATTTCGGCGATAAAGACCTCGTGTTGAACGAGCTTTTTAGCGCTGCAATAGCATCGATAGACTACGCAGAATACCAAGATCAGCGTGTGGTAGTAAAAGGCTGCGGCGATATTTTCATTCCAGAATCGGCATTCGTAAAGTTTACCGTAGGTTTAAGTAAAGTAGCAAAAAGCATCATGTATGGCGAGCCTTGCTCTACCGTTCCGGTATTTAAACGAAAAAGTTAA
- a CDS encoding peptidylprolyl isomerase, with the protein MGLMSYLRNRAGLVVTIIGLAIVAFLLGDIINVGTPFWMKSQNQVGNVNGESIDYQAFNAQVDQTTAMYQQQMGGAASPQIRNYAVQQVWNQFVSQELLKQEIEKLGLTVGKDELNSLVTGTNPSPQIVQAFTSPETGTFDKNQLMTFISQVNTQGTPEMQAQWNALLENIRNERLNQKYSNLLSNSVYVTSLEAQDEYNNRNKLANFKYLLLDYSSIKDGEIKLTDSDYKAYYDAHKNTFKNPEESRTVEYVLFDATPTANDTAATKSTIEQLKAELVASKTDSLFAAVNSDTKHPFTYIRKGQVSPALDSVIFNAAVGTTVGPFLSNGVFEIAKVVDSKFSPDSVQASHILLNATAEGGVDKAKVKADSIKGLIQKGESFAALAVQFSVDQGSKVNGGDLGTFPRGQMVPEFDEAVFGGKAGDVIIVNSRYGTHIIKIEKQIGNSKIVKAAIVDKAINSGKATTEAAYTKANNFFGDANDKNFTEIASKQGVNVQKVDRVVAMDNNFNGVEVPRDLIRWIFEAKKGAITEKVFDTEQNFIIARVVDVQPKGNLSLEAVKPHIEAQVKNEVKAKMLTEKMNNALNGSSSIDQAAQKLSKTAVAVENIVLANPVLPGIALEPSVVGTAFGLQPNKLSKTVKGTQGVYAVQVTGFVNPAELVASDMANQKKQLLGSKTQRAWASIYQALQNKADIDDNRIRFY; encoded by the coding sequence ATGGGATTAATGAGCTATTTGCGGAACCGAGCGGGGTTGGTAGTTACCATCATCGGTTTGGCAATTGTTGCGTTTTTATTAGGAGACATCATCAATGTGGGTACTCCTTTCTGGATGAAGAGTCAAAATCAGGTTGGTAACGTAAACGGTGAGTCTATCGATTATCAGGCATTCAATGCGCAGGTTGATCAAACGACAGCCATGTATCAACAACAAATGGGTGGCGCGGCATCTCCACAGATCCGCAACTACGCTGTTCAACAAGTTTGGAATCAGTTTGTTTCGCAAGAATTGTTAAAGCAAGAAATCGAAAAATTGGGATTGACTGTTGGAAAAGACGAATTGAATAGCTTAGTAACAGGCACTAATCCATCGCCGCAAATCGTGCAAGCATTCACCAGTCCAGAAACGGGCACCTTCGACAAAAACCAGCTGATGACATTCATCTCCCAGGTAAACACACAGGGCACACCGGAAATGCAGGCGCAATGGAATGCACTTTTGGAAAACATCAGAAATGAGCGTTTAAACCAAAAATATTCCAACCTATTGAGCAACAGTGTTTATGTTACGTCATTAGAAGCGCAAGACGAATATAACAACCGCAATAAACTGGCAAACTTTAAATATTTGCTGTTAGACTACTCATCTATTAAAGATGGCGAAATCAAATTGACAGACAGCGATTACAAAGCCTATTACGACGCGCACAAAAACACGTTTAAAAACCCGGAAGAAAGCAGAACAGTAGAATATGTATTGTTTGATGCTACACCAACAGCAAATGATACGGCTGCGACAAAATCTACCATCGAGCAATTGAAAGCCGAATTGGTAGCGTCTAAAACGGATTCACTTTTTGCTGCTGTTAATTCCGATACGAAACACCCGTTCACGTACATCCGCAAAGGACAAGTGAGCCCGGCATTAGACTCGGTTATTTTTAACGCCGCAGTTGGTACAACGGTAGGTCCTTTCCTTTCTAACGGTGTTTTTGAAATTGCCAAAGTAGTTGATTCGAAATTTAGCCCAGACTCTGTTCAAGCATCCCATATTCTTTTAAATGCAACAGCCGAAGGTGGTGTCGATAAAGCGAAAGTAAAGGCAGATTCTATCAAAGGATTGATCCAAAAAGGCGAAAGCTTTGCGGCATTGGCGGTACAATTTAGTGTAGATCAAGGTAGCAAAGTAAACGGTGGTGATTTAGGAACATTCCCACGCGGGCAGATGGTGCCGGAGTTTGATGAAGCCGTATTCGGCGGAAAAGCAGGTGATGTCATCATTGTCAACAGTCGTTACGGTACGCACATCATCAAAATCGAAAAACAGATCGGAAACTCGAAAATTGTCAAAGCGGCCATTGTAGATAAAGCGATCAATAGCGGTAAAGCAACAACAGAAGCGGCTTACACAAAGGCTAACAATTTCTTTGGTGATGCCAATGACAAAAACTTTACAGAAATTGCCTCGAAGCAAGGTGTAAACGTGCAAAAAGTCGATCGCGTTGTAGCGATGGATAATAACTTTAACGGTGTAGAAGTGCCGCGCGATTTGATTCGCTGGATATTCGAAGCCAAAAAAGGCGCTATCACAGAGAAAGTATTCGATACGGAGCAAAACTTTATTATAGCACGCGTAGTTGATGTTCAGCCAAAAGGCAATTTATCACTTGAAGCTGTGAAACCACATATTGAAGCACAGGTTAAAAACGAAGTGAAAGCGAAGATGCTGACCGAGAAAATGAACAACGCCTTAAACGGTTCGTCATCTATTGATCAAGCGGCACAAAAACTAAGCAAAACTGCTGTTGCTGTAGAAAATATCGTTCTTGCAAACCCTGTTTTACCGGGCATCGCGTTAGAACCTAGTGTCGTGGGTACAGCGTTTGGTTTACAGCCAAATAAATTATCAAAAACAGTAAAAGGCACGCAAGGTGTATATGCTGTACAGGTAACGGGATTTGTAAATCCGGCCGAATTGGTAGCAAGTGATATGGCAAATCAAAAGAAACAATTGCTAGGCTCGAAAACACAACGTGCGTGGGCTTCTATCTACCAAGCGCTTCAAAATAAAGCGGATATAGATGACAATCGCATTAGATTCTATTAA
- a CDS encoding DUF3109 family protein — MIEVGHVLVHEDIIKNDFVCNLTKCKGICCVEGDAGAPLHAQETEILKQIYPKVKPYMTAAGIQAIEEQGTHVVDADGDLTTTCVDGDKECAYVTWDNGITKCAIEKAYELGEVDWKKPISCHLYPIRTTQYPEFEVLHYDRWHICHDACTFGKELGVPVYKFLKDPLIRAYGNDWYKELELAVDAL, encoded by the coding sequence ATGATAGAAGTAGGTCATGTATTGGTGCATGAAGACATTATTAAAAATGACTTTGTTTGCAATTTGACAAAATGTAAGGGCATATGTTGTGTAGAAGGAGATGCTGGGGCACCTTTACATGCGCAGGAGACCGAAATCTTAAAACAGATCTATCCGAAAGTTAAACCTTACATGACGGCAGCCGGTATTCAGGCTATCGAAGAGCAAGGAACACACGTTGTAGACGCTGACGGTGATTTAACGACCACCTGCGTCGACGGCGATAAAGAGTGTGCTTACGTTACCTGGGATAACGGAATCACAAAATGTGCAATTGAAAAAGCGTATGAACTGGGCGAGGTCGATTGGAAAAAACCGATCTCCTGCCATCTATATCCTATACGCACCACCCAGTATCCAGAATTTGAAGTTCTGCACTACGATCGTTGGCACATTTGCCACGATGCTTGTACTTTTGGAAAAGAACTGGGCGTCCCCGTGTACAAATTTTTGAAAGACCCACTGATTCGCGCGTATGGAAACGATTGGTATAAAGAATTGGAATTAGCAGTCGACGCTTTATAA
- a CDS encoding thioredoxin family protein, with product MKKFLFICFIFPLLSVAQEKGIAFEHDSNWDKVKAKAKAENKHIFVDCFTTWCGPCKYMSANIFPQEKVGDFFNANFVNLKLQMDETKEDSEEVKSWYAEAKRFATDYTVRAYPTFLIFNPDGELVHRIVGGGEADAFIERAQAGLDPEQQYETLVKKFEAHPNDADIAKKTASVASAAYDEALGQRAIERYISLKGAEKLLNAEDINLLIDGATSSNSASYAVLRDNREKVDELLAEKGFTINDILSSVLSRELIMPSLREKDKEIDFAALKQRIEKEHPYVDMAASITRAKTQYYLTKKNWPAFKDAVNEFIANSKNPVAPMSLNNFAWSIFENCDDAACLQAALTWSKQSLEGGENPMYLDTYANLLYKSGDKENAIKWQEKAVENAQEADRENYLATLDKMKKGEPTWD from the coding sequence ATGAAGAAGTTTCTTTTTATATGCTTTATTTTTCCGCTGCTATCCGTAGCGCAGGAAAAAGGAATAGCATTCGAACATGACAGTAACTGGGATAAAGTAAAAGCGAAAGCAAAGGCAGAAAACAAACATATTTTTGTCGACTGTTTTACCACCTGGTGCGGCCCCTGCAAATACATGTCAGCCAATATATTTCCGCAGGAAAAAGTAGGCGATTTTTTCAATGCTAATTTTGTTAATCTTAAACTGCAGATGGATGAAACAAAAGAGGATAGTGAGGAGGTAAAATCATGGTATGCCGAGGCGAAACGTTTTGCTACAGATTACACGGTGCGCGCCTATCCTACTTTCCTGATCTTCAATCCTGACGGCGAACTGGTGCATCGTATCGTGGGCGGCGGTGAGGCTGACGCATTTATCGAACGCGCACAGGCTGGTTTAGACCCGGAGCAGCAATATGAAACGCTCGTCAAGAAATTTGAAGCGCATCCAAACGATGCGGATATAGCAAAGAAAACAGCAAGTGTGGCCAGCGCTGCTTATGATGAAGCACTTGGCCAGCGAGCCATCGAGCGATATATCTCGTTGAAAGGCGCAGAAAAATTACTGAATGCCGAAGATATCAACCTGTTGATTGACGGGGCCACCTCGAGCAACTCCGCATCTTATGCCGTGCTCCGTGACAACCGTGAAAAAGTAGATGAATTGCTTGCTGAAAAGGGCTTTACCATCAACGATATTCTATCTTCCGTTTTATCCAGAGAATTGATCATGCCATCTTTACGCGAGAAAGACAAGGAAATTGATTTTGCTGCGCTCAAACAACGCATCGAAAAAGAGCATCCGTATGTCGATATGGCAGCCTCGATTACGCGTGCAAAAACGCAATATTATTTAACAAAGAAAAACTGGCCAGCATTTAAAGACGCGGTAAATGAATTTATCGCCAACAGCAAAAATCCGGTAGCGCCAATGTCTTTAAACAATTTTGCCTGGTCCATCTTCGAAAATTGTGATGATGCAGCATGTTTACAAGCCGCATTAACCTGGAGCAAACAGTCGCTCGAAGGCGGCGAAAACCCGATGTATCTGGACACCTACGCCAACTTACTCTACAAATCTGGCGATAAAGAAAATGCTATCAAATGGCAAGAGAAAGCGGTAGAAAATGCGCAAGAAGCCGACAGGGAAAACTACCTGGCGACTTTAGATAAAATGAAAAAAGGTGAGCCTACCTGGGATTAG
- a CDS encoding polyprenyl synthetase family protein, whose amino-acid sequence MLKLKDIQTPIAQELKIFEGRFKESMRSSVPLLNRITQYIIKQKGKQMRPMFVFLSAGLCGNINDSTYRGASLVELLHTASLVHDDVVDNANERRGFFSVNALWKNKVAVLIGDFLLAKGLLLSVRNDEHTLLKIVSEAVEQMSEGELLQIEKARKLDIQEDIYFEIIRKKTASLIASCCACGAASTAVADEKVQLLRTFGEKVGIAFQIKDDLFDFGLDDVGKPVGNDIKEKKMTLPLIYALKNTSTTEKRRIINLVRNHSENKEKVAEVIAFVRTSGGMDYAREMMLRYQQEAFDILATFPDNAYRVALEQLVRFTTERTK is encoded by the coding sequence ATGCTGAAATTAAAAGATATACAAACTCCAATAGCACAAGAGCTTAAAATATTTGAAGGCCGATTTAAAGAATCGATGCGAAGCTCTGTCCCCTTGTTAAATCGTATTACCCAATACATCATTAAGCAAAAGGGGAAGCAAATGCGTCCGATGTTTGTTTTTCTGTCGGCTGGCTTATGCGGTAATATAAACGATTCCACCTATCGTGGCGCCTCACTGGTCGAGCTGTTGCACACCGCCTCCTTAGTGCATGACGATGTCGTTGATAATGCCAACGAGCGTCGAGGTTTTTTCAGCGTAAACGCCTTGTGGAAAAATAAAGTAGCCGTGTTGATAGGCGATTTCCTTTTGGCCAAAGGCTTACTACTTTCCGTTCGAAATGATGAGCATACCCTGTTAAAGATTGTATCAGAAGCCGTAGAGCAAATGAGCGAAGGTGAACTGCTACAAATTGAGAAAGCCCGTAAACTTGATATCCAGGAAGATATATATTTCGAAATCATCCGTAAAAAAACAGCATCTTTGATAGCTTCATGCTGCGCCTGCGGAGCGGCCTCAACAGCTGTTGCCGATGAAAAAGTACAATTGCTGCGCACATTTGGCGAAAAAGTAGGTATCGCCTTCCAGATAAAAGATGATCTTTTTGATTTCGGGCTTGATGATGTCGGTAAGCCGGTAGGCAACGATATTAAAGAAAAGAAAATGACCTTGCCTTTGATCTATGCTCTGAAAAACACCAGTACCACAGAGAAGAGAAGGATAATAAACTTAGTGCGTAACCATAGCGAAAACAAAGAAAAAGTAGCGGAAGTGATCGCTTTTGTTCGCACAAGCGGCGGGATGGATTACGCGAGAGAAATGATGCTGCGTTACCAGCAAGAAGCTTTTGATATTCTGGCTACCTTTCCGGATAATGCTTACCGCGTAGCCTTGGAACAACTGGTGAGATTTACAACAGAACGAACTAAATAA
- a CDS encoding aminopeptidase C, whose product MNWNKSILLAAALFSATVNVNAQDNLINSLKNNASDNSKEGFKFTEVINLANTSIKDQGSSGTCWSYSGNSFLESEMIRMGKQPIEISQIFTARNTYIEKAKNFVRLHGDQAQGDGGQLHDVLTIFRKYGAVPREVYSGLPTDQTRNNFSEMGPLLQGMTETVAKSKKPSSNWLHAFTAAMDAYLGEVPTSFSYKGKTYTPRTFADQVIGINPDDYVGISSFDEHAYYKPFVLLIPDNWSFERFYNVQINDLTDIIDHALENGYTVAWATDVSEKSFSWKNGVAYVPEKPFEQMTKAEQENMFNGPKAEPVITAAQRQEAFDNYSTTDDHGMHIVGTVKDQNGKPYYIVKNSWGESNDYKGYMYASKEYVRYKTISILLHKKALTKNMQSKLAL is encoded by the coding sequence ATGAACTGGAATAAATCAATATTACTCGCGGCAGCGTTATTTTCGGCTACCGTAAACGTTAATGCGCAGGATAACCTGATCAATTCGTTAAAAAACAACGCCAGCGATAACAGCAAAGAAGGCTTTAAATTTACAGAAGTTATCAACCTGGCCAATACCTCCATCAAAGATCAAGGCTCTTCGGGCACATGCTGGTCATACTCCGGCAATTCCTTTCTGGAGTCTGAAATGATTAGAATGGGCAAACAGCCGATCGAAATTTCGCAAATTTTTACGGCACGCAATACTTACATTGAGAAAGCTAAAAACTTCGTCCGCTTGCATGGCGATCAAGCACAAGGTGACGGTGGTCAGTTGCATGATGTGTTGACAATTTTCCGCAAATACGGCGCTGTACCACGCGAAGTGTACAGCGGATTGCCAACAGACCAAACCCGCAATAACTTTTCGGAAATGGGCCCGCTTTTACAAGGGATGACCGAAACCGTCGCTAAAAGCAAAAAACCAAGCAGCAACTGGCTGCATGCTTTTACAGCAGCTATGGATGCTTACCTCGGCGAGGTGCCAACATCGTTTTCATACAAGGGCAAAACCTATACGCCACGCACTTTTGCCGATCAAGTTATCGGAATTAATCCAGATGATTATGTCGGTATTTCCTCTTTTGACGAACATGCGTATTACAAACCTTTCGTGCTGCTTATTCCAGACAACTGGTCGTTCGAGCGTTTTTATAACGTACAGATCAACGACCTGACAGATATCATTGATCATGCTTTGGAAAACGGATATACCGTAGCCTGGGCAACCGATGTCTCAGAAAAAAGCTTCAGCTGGAAAAACGGTGTAGCGTATGTGCCGGAAAAACCATTTGAACAAATGACGAAAGCGGAACAAGAAAACATGTTTAACGGACCGAAAGCAGAACCTGTTATTACAGCTGCGCAGCGCCAAGAGGCATTTGATAACTACAGCACGACAGATGACCACGGTATGCACATTGTAGGTACCGTGAAAGATCAGAATGGAAAGCCGTATTATATCGTAAAAAACTCTTGGGGCGAATCTAACGACTACAAAGGTTATATGTACGCCAGCAAAGAGTATGTTCGTTACAAAACAATTTCTATCTTGTTACACAAAAAAGCGTTAACAAAAAATATGCAGTCTAAATTGGCGCTATAG
- a CDS encoding DUF3108 domain-containing protein, translating to MKKLYAVILFFVGSICISVAQTLPYLPQPTYKEGEKLTYKLRYGIISAATGTLKVEKSKLRFSNPNAFHLSAFGQTSGAFSVFYTVKNQYDSYIDGDTYLPYLYTEDIHEGSYSRKEYATFDHNNKKVSGKKGTFKSPTSQFFDLLSSYYFSRNLDLSSLKKGDTFKITYFLNDEVSQLAVQYVGLEKINTSLGMVECIKFSPEIKPGRIFKKDSKLYLWVTNDGNRIPVKAEVEILIGSVTMELVQASGLKHKLGQRVSYSK from the coding sequence ATGAAGAAATTATACGCAGTAATTCTATTTTTCGTAGGCAGCATTTGCATCAGCGTTGCGCAGACGCTTCCTTACCTTCCGCAACCAACCTATAAAGAAGGCGAAAAATTAACTTATAAACTACGTTACGGTATTATCTCCGCAGCTACGGGAACCTTGAAAGTTGAAAAGTCCAAATTGCGTTTTAGCAACCCCAATGCTTTTCATCTCTCGGCTTTTGGACAAACCTCGGGCGCATTTTCCGTTTTTTACACGGTAAAAAATCAATACGATTCGTACATCGACGGCGATACCTACCTCCCCTACCTGTACACCGAAGATATTCACGAGGGCAGCTACAGCAGAAAGGAATACGCGACTTTTGACCACAATAACAAAAAAGTATCGGGCAAGAAAGGAACATTCAAAAGTCCGACAAGCCAGTTTTTTGACTTATTATCATCGTATTATTTTTCAAGAAATCTCGACCTTAGTTCGCTAAAGAAAGGCGACACATTTAAGATCACGTACTTTCTTAATGATGAGGTATCGCAATTGGCGGTGCAGTATGTTGGCCTCGAAAAGATCAATACTTCGCTGGGTATGGTGGAATGTATTAAGTTTAGTCCGGAGATAAAACCAGGCCGTATTTTTAAGAAAGACAGCAAACTATATTTGTGGGTGACCAATGATGGCAACCGGATTCCGGTAAAAGCGGAAGTCGAAATATTGATCGGTTCGGTCACGATGGAACTGGTACAAGCTAGCGGATTGAAACATAAGTTAGGACAACGCGTAAGTTATTCAAAATAA